Proteins from a single region of Nodularia sp. LEGE 06071:
- a CDS encoding NAD-dependent epimerase/dehydratase family protein: MNQKRILVTGASGCVGHYISEALIQNTNHELYLLVRNPQKLQVDIQARPGITVLQGDMQKISLLADLLPTIDTAVLTATAWGGDETFDINVSKTLELMQMLDPQRCEQVIYFSTASVLDRYNQPLKEAGEIGTDYIRSKYDCLQKMSQLEIAPKITKVFPTLVLGGDDKKPYSHLTSGIPEVTKYINLIRCLQVDGSFHFIHGRDIATAVQYLIDSPPQENEPRKFVLGQQALTANQAVEEVCAYLGKKIYFRIPLSLALANLIIAVFRIQMAAWDRFCMNNRHFSYENVINPASFGLPNYCATMSDVLKISGVKGGKN, from the coding sequence ATGAATCAGAAACGGATTTTAGTGACAGGTGCAAGCGGTTGTGTAGGTCACTACATCTCAGAAGCCTTAATTCAAAATACTAATCACGAGTTGTATTTACTGGTAAGAAATCCGCAAAAATTGCAAGTTGATATTCAGGCGCGTCCAGGTATCACTGTTTTGCAGGGTGATATGCAAAAAATTAGCCTGTTGGCTGATTTACTCCCCACAATTGATACAGCAGTCCTCACTGCTACGGCTTGGGGTGGTGATGAGACATTTGATATTAATGTCTCCAAGACTCTAGAATTGATGCAAATGTTAGATCCGCAGCGCTGTGAACAAGTAATTTATTTTTCTACAGCTAGTGTTTTGGATAGATACAATCAACCCCTGAAAGAAGCTGGGGAAATTGGGACAGATTATATTCGTTCCAAATATGATTGTTTACAAAAAATGTCGCAGCTAGAAATAGCCCCGAAAATTACTAAGGTTTTCCCAACTTTAGTTTTAGGTGGTGATGATAAAAAACCTTATTCTCATTTGACATCGGGAATACCAGAAGTAACCAAATATATTAATTTAATTCGATGTTTGCAGGTAGATGGTAGTTTTCATTTTATCCACGGGCGAGACATTGCGACTGCTGTACAATATTTAATTGATTCTCCTCCCCAGGAAAACGAACCACGCAAGTTTGTTTTGGGACAACAAGCGTTAACAGCTAATCAAGCAGTGGAAGAAGTCTGCGCCTATTTGGGTAAAAAGATTTATTTCCGCATTCCGCTATCGTTAGCATTAGCTAATTTGATTATTGCTGTATTTCGGATTCAAATGGCTGCTTGGGATAGATTCTGCATGAACAATCGTCATTTTAGTTATGAAAATGTCATCAATCCCGCTAGCTTTGGTTTACCAAATTACTGTGCCACTATGAGCGATGTTTTAAAAATTAGTGGTGTCAAAGGGGGGAAAAATTGA
- the hemE gene encoding uroporphyrinogen decarboxylase yields the protein MGVSLTAPHLLRAARGEVVDRPPVWMMRQAGRYMKAYRDLREKYPSFRDRSEIPEVAIEVSLQPWRAFQPDGVILFSDIVTPLPGLGIEMDIAEGKGPIINSPLRTQEQIDRLRPLEPEASLPFIKTILQALRQEVGNQSTVLGFVGAPWTLAAYAVEGKGSKTYSVIKNMAFSDPTMLHQLLAKFADAIAVYARYQIDCGAQVVQMFDSWAGQLSPQDYDTFALPYQQRVFQQVKQTHPDTPLILLVSGSAGVLERMPKSGADIVTVDWAVDMAEARARLGKHVKVQGNLDPGVLFGSKEFIRDRILDTVRKAGNWGHILNLGHGVLPETPEENVAFFFETAKQLKSVEV from the coding sequence ATGGGTGTTTCGTTAACGGCTCCTCATCTCCTCCGGGCGGCGCGTGGTGAAGTAGTAGATCGTCCCCCCGTCTGGATGATGCGACAAGCGGGACGATATATGAAAGCATATCGAGATTTAAGGGAAAAGTATCCTTCTTTCCGCGATCGCTCGGAAATTCCTGAAGTGGCGATAGAAGTTTCCCTGCAACCTTGGAGAGCATTCCAGCCAGACGGAGTGATTTTATTTTCCGACATTGTGACCCCGTTGCCTGGTTTGGGCATTGAGATGGACATTGCGGAAGGTAAAGGCCCAATCATTAACTCGCCCCTTCGTACCCAAGAACAAATTGACCGCCTGCGTCCTTTAGAACCAGAAGCATCACTCCCGTTTATTAAGACCATATTGCAGGCGTTACGCCAAGAAGTAGGCAATCAGTCAACTGTTTTAGGCTTCGTGGGTGCGCCGTGGACTTTAGCTGCTTATGCAGTGGAGGGTAAAGGTTCCAAAACCTACTCGGTGATTAAAAATATGGCGTTCTCAGATCCGACGATGTTACATCAGCTCTTAGCTAAATTTGCTGATGCGATCGCCGTTTATGCACGCTATCAAATTGACTGCGGCGCTCAAGTTGTGCAGATGTTCGATTCTTGGGCTGGTCAATTGAGTCCCCAAGATTATGACACCTTTGCTCTGCCTTATCAGCAAAGAGTTTTTCAGCAAGTCAAGCAAACTCATCCTGATACACCGTTGATTTTGTTGGTTAGCGGTAGTGCAGGTGTGCTAGAAAGAATGCCTAAATCTGGTGCAGATATTGTCACTGTCGATTGGGCTGTGGATATGGCGGAAGCAAGAGCCAGATTAGGCAAACACGTCAAAGTCCAGGGAAATCTTGACCCAGGTGTGTTATTTGGTTCTAAAGAGTTTATCCGCGATCGCATTCTGGATACAGTGCGTAAAGCTGGTAATTGGGGTCATATTCTCAATCTTGGTCATGGTGTACTACCAGAAACTCCAGAAGAAAATGTGGCTTTCTTTTTTGAAACAGCAAAACAACTCAAATCTGTAGAAGTTTAA
- a CDS encoding S9 family peptidase: MNKDKVLQKIVTPPIAEQQPEVLELHGDRRIDKYFWMRDLDNPQVPAYLEAENAYTAAMTQHTEALQTQIYNEMLARIKETDLSVPFRKDEYYYYSRTEEGKAYSIHCRKKGSLDAPEEVLIDENELAKGHDFFELGVFEVSPNHQILAYSCDTSGSEQYTLCFLDLNTHQLYPETIAETYFSFAWGNDNQTGFYTKIDDANRPYQLLKHTLGTSAAKDVLIYEEKDDIYHLYVGKTRSQSYILMLLQSSITTEVHYLDANYPQGEFQIIHPRTTGVEYDVDHHNQNFYIVTNDKATNFKLVKTPVTAPSQENWQTIIPHREDVLLLGVSLFANHLVIYERTGGLQTARVQNLSTGEENNISFPEPTYEFDEGNNPEFHTNILRFHYTSLITPQSVFDYNMETNQRELKKQTEVLGGYDKNQYASEWLMATATDGTKIPISIVYKQGIKKDGKNPLLLTGYGAYGSSYPASFSSTRLTLLDRGVVFAIAHIRGGEEMGRKWYEEGKFLHKKNTFTDFIACAEYLIAKNWTASDRLAITGGSAGGLLMGAVINMRPDLFKAVIANVPFVDVVTTILDTSLPLSAMEWEEWGNPNDKVYYDYMKSYSPYDQVEAKEYPDLLITAGLNDSRVKYWEPAKWTAKLRELKTDNHLLLLKTNMGAGHSGASGRYESLRELAFEDAFILDRLGLGNT; the protein is encoded by the coding sequence ATGAATAAAGATAAGGTTTTACAAAAGATAGTCACGCCACCGATTGCTGAACAACAGCCAGAGGTTTTAGAATTGCATGGCGATCGCCGCATAGACAAATATTTTTGGATGCGCGATCTGGATAACCCGCAAGTTCCCGCCTATCTGGAAGCAGAAAACGCCTATACAGCAGCAATGACGCAGCATACCGAAGCACTGCAAACCCAGATATACAATGAAATGCTGGCGCGGATTAAAGAAACAGACTTATCAGTGCCATTCCGTAAAGATGAATATTATTATTATTCACGCACAGAAGAAGGCAAAGCTTATTCAATTCATTGTCGGAAAAAAGGTAGTTTAGACGCTCCCGAAGAAGTCCTAATAGATGAAAACGAATTAGCGAAAGGACATGATTTTTTTGAATTAGGTGTATTTGAAGTTAGTCCCAATCATCAAATATTAGCTTATTCCTGTGATACTAGCGGTTCAGAGCAATATACTCTCTGTTTTCTCGACTTAAACACACATCAATTATATCCAGAAACAATTGCAGAAACTTATTTTTCCTTTGCCTGGGGTAACGACAATCAGACGGGCTTTTACACCAAAATTGATGATGCTAATCGTCCTTACCAACTTCTCAAACACACATTAGGAACTTCCGCCGCCAAAGATGTGCTGATTTATGAAGAAAAAGATGATATTTATCATTTATACGTTGGTAAAACCCGCAGCCAATCATATATCTTGATGCTTTTGCAAAGTAGCATCACTACAGAAGTTCACTATTTGGATGCTAATTATCCTCAAGGCGAATTTCAGATAATTCACCCCAGAACTACAGGAGTAGAATATGATGTTGACCATCACAATCAAAACTTCTACATTGTTACCAACGACAAAGCCACTAATTTTAAATTAGTCAAAACTCCTGTAACTGCACCATCCCAAGAAAATTGGCAAACGATTATTCCCCACAGAGAAGATGTGCTGTTATTAGGGGTAAGCCTGTTTGCCAATCACTTAGTAATTTATGAAAGAACAGGCGGATTGCAAACTGCAAGGGTGCAAAATCTATCCACAGGCGAGGAAAATAATATTAGTTTTCCTGAACCCACATATGAATTTGATGAAGGCAATAACCCAGAATTTCATACTAATATATTGCGCTTTCATTACACTTCTTTAATTACGCCGCAATCTGTTTTTGATTACAACATGGAAACAAATCAGAGGGAGTTAAAAAAACAGACAGAAGTTTTGGGTGGCTACGATAAAAATCAATACGCAAGTGAGTGGCTAATGGCTACTGCGACCGATGGCACAAAAATTCCTATCTCCATTGTCTACAAACAGGGAATTAAAAAAGATGGCAAAAATCCCTTATTACTCACAGGATACGGTGCTTATGGTTCTTCTTACCCGGCATCATTTTCATCCACGAGATTAACACTATTAGACCGGGGAGTAGTATTTGCCATTGCTCATATTCGTGGTGGCGAGGAAATGGGGCGAAAGTGGTATGAAGAAGGCAAATTTTTACACAAGAAGAATACCTTTACTGATTTTATCGCTTGTGCAGAGTATTTAATTGCTAAAAATTGGACAGCAAGCGATCGCCTAGCAATTACTGGTGGTAGTGCAGGGGGTTTATTAATGGGTGCAGTCATCAATATGCGTCCTGATTTGTTTAAAGCCGTAATCGCCAATGTCCCCTTTGTAGACGTAGTAACAACAATTCTGGATACCTCTCTACCTCTGTCAGCAATGGAATGGGAAGAATGGGGAAATCCCAACGACAAAGTTTATTATGACTACATGAAATCTTACTCACCCTACGATCAAGTCGAAGCCAAAGAGTACCCAGATTTATTAATTACCGCCGGCTTAAATGATTCTCGCGTCAAATATTGGGAACCCGCCAAATGGACAGCCAAACTCCGGGAACTCAAAACAGATAATCATCTGCTGTTGCTGAAAACCAATATGGGTGCAGGACATAGCGGCGCATCTGGACGTTATGAAAGCTTGCGAGAACTAGCTTTTGAAGACGCTTTTATTCTCGATAGGTTGGGTTTGGGAAATACTTGA
- a CDS encoding amino acid permease, with translation MTPTKTVFQLHPEEVTRLCSHVEFDENKFNHQPGSVLGNIALIAGTTVGAGILALPAVTLPSGVVPSTVLLIAVWLYTVISGLLLAEVCVNAMRLEGRLSVGLLAMVEGILGFVGARIAGAAYLFLHYALLVAYMTQGGNILVSGASQVWGLENIPPAWVGTITFTFLFGGMMYLGRQKFIEKLNSVFVVIVITSFLGLLFLGGGQVKSMQLLTHNWTALGSAVSVMLVALFFHNVVPVVVTQLEGDIPKIRQSIIIGSLIPLIMFLAWNAVILGSISPDIVNSTANLDPLQILRAGGAGEWLGILLSIFSEFAIATSFIGFVYGLLDFFKDVFPVAQDKASSRLPLYSLILLPPMSLGAINPSIFFNALDFAGTFSISVLGGIIPALMTWKQRQEQQLNSMNQPLVPGGRVTLIVIMGIASVLIIKQILAMSGYD, from the coding sequence ATGACCCCTACAAAAACTGTTTTCCAGTTGCATCCAGAGGAAGTTACTCGATTATGTTCTCACGTCGAATTTGATGAAAATAAGTTCAATCATCAACCGGGTAGTGTGTTGGGAAATATTGCGCTGATTGCAGGAACAACGGTTGGGGCTGGTATTTTGGCACTACCTGCGGTAACTCTACCGTCTGGGGTTGTACCATCTACAGTGTTGTTAATTGCTGTGTGGCTGTACACGGTAATTTCTGGTCTGTTGCTGGCAGAAGTTTGTGTGAATGCTATGCGTCTAGAAGGGCGTTTGAGTGTTGGGTTGTTGGCAATGGTCGAGGGGATTTTGGGGTTTGTGGGGGCGCGAATTGCTGGCGCTGCGTATCTGTTTCTGCACTATGCTTTGCTGGTGGCTTACATGACTCAAGGGGGAAATATTTTAGTCTCTGGGGCTTCTCAGGTGTGGGGACTAGAAAACATTCCGCCGGCTTGGGTGGGGACAATTACCTTCACCTTTTTATTTGGTGGCATGATGTACCTGGGGCGACAAAAATTCATTGAGAAACTCAACAGCGTCTTTGTGGTAATTGTGATTACTTCATTTCTGGGACTATTGTTTCTAGGAGGAGGACAGGTGAAGAGTATGCAACTGTTGACTCACAACTGGACAGCTTTGGGGAGTGCTGTATCAGTGATGTTGGTGGCGCTGTTTTTCCATAATGTTGTCCCAGTAGTTGTGACTCAGTTGGAAGGAGATATTCCCAAAATTCGGCAGTCGATTATTATTGGTTCTCTGATTCCCTTAATCATGTTTTTGGCATGGAATGCGGTAATTTTGGGCAGTATTAGTCCTGATATTGTCAACAGCACAGCTAATCTTGACCCACTGCAAATACTGCGGGCGGGTGGTGCTGGGGAATGGTTGGGGATTTTATTATCTATTTTCTCAGAGTTTGCGATCGCAACTTCGTTTATTGGTTTTGTCTACGGGTTGCTAGATTTTTTTAAAGATGTGTTCCCAGTTGCACAGGATAAAGCTTCCAGCCGCCTACCGCTTTATTCACTAATTCTCTTACCTCCTATGAGTTTGGGCGCAATTAATCCCAGCATTTTCTTTAACGCCCTGGATTTCGCGGGAACCTTTAGTATTTCAGTGTTAGGCGGGATAATTCCAGCATTAATGACTTGGAAACAACGTCAAGAACAACAATTAAATAGTATGAATCAACCGCTCGTTCCTGGTGGTAGAGTGACATTGATTGTGATCATGGGAATTGCATCAGTATTGATCATCAAACAAATACTGGCAATGAGTGGATATGATTAA
- a CDS encoding response regulator, with protein sequence MYLAHSFMSDEKKQNPQQPLILVVEDHDDSLLLIGYALESLGCRFICQNDSSTTLLVAKEYQPDLIMLDILLPGLSGTDVVHYLKQEPLTCEIPVLAVTALASREDRERLLSTGFDDYISKPYMIEDLEAIIRRLLRGKLNSPSTLKSAEC encoded by the coding sequence ATGTATCTGGCACATTCATTCATGAGTGATGAGAAGAAGCAAAATCCTCAGCAGCCCTTAATCTTGGTAGTGGAAGATCATGATGATAGTCTACTGCTGATTGGTTATGCCCTTGAGTCACTTGGCTGTAGATTCATTTGTCAAAATGACAGTTCAACTACGTTACTAGTGGCAAAAGAGTATCAGCCAGACCTAATCATGTTAGATATTCTATTACCAGGTCTTAGCGGCACCGATGTTGTGCATTATCTCAAACAAGAACCTCTAACTTGCGAAATTCCGGTGCTTGCAGTTACGGCTTTAGCTAGTAGAGAGGATCGAGAACGCCTCCTATCAACCGGCTTTGATGACTACATCAGTAAACCTTACATGATCGAGGATCTAGAGGCAATAATTCGCCGCCTGCTACGTGGTAAGCTCAATTCTCCCTCGACTCTTAAGAGTGCTGAGTGCTAA
- a CDS encoding sensor histidine kinase, translating to MSVVEKPKIDRILAVDDTRDNLILVQTILESEGYEIDLVADGLTALQQIEQSPPDLILLDVMMPGIDGYEVTRRIRNNPDLNVSYIPILLITAFHQSSVVEGLDAGADDFIRKPFDTDELLARVRSLLRLKHSLDEQKKMARQREDFVSRLTHDLRTPLVAADRMLGLFQEETFCKISPEMKQAIAVMIRSNENLMQMVNTLLEVYRFEAGKKTLNDVECNLPEIIQEVSAELTPLASEKNLVLKIDVSKLDLHKKTAGVVMGDPLELRRVFNNLIGNAIKFTDTGGIEVCIWEKSANSQEKDWVIIEVTDTGYGIAPEDQPTVFERFRQGRNKRSGSGLGLHLSSRIVEAHGGTIALTSEQGRGSVFTVTLPKYSSH from the coding sequence ATGTCTGTTGTGGAAAAGCCAAAAATTGACCGTATTCTCGCCGTTGATGATACTAGAGATAATCTCATCTTGGTGCAAACGATTCTAGAAAGTGAGGGTTATGAGATTGATTTGGTTGCAGATGGTTTAACAGCTTTGCAGCAAATTGAACAATCTCCTCCCGATTTGATTTTGTTAGATGTGATGATGCCAGGAATTGATGGTTATGAAGTGACTCGGCGCATCCGTAATAATCCTGATCTTAATGTCAGCTATATTCCCATTTTGCTAATTACTGCTTTTCACCAATCCAGTGTAGTGGAAGGGTTGGATGCTGGGGCTGATGACTTTATTCGTAAACCATTTGATACAGATGAACTTTTAGCCAGAGTGCGATCGCTGTTGCGCCTCAAACACAGTCTGGACGAACAAAAAAAGATGGCACGTCAGCGCGAAGACTTTGTTTCGCGTTTAACTCATGATTTGCGTACCCCGTTAGTCGCTGCTGACCGGATGTTGGGGTTGTTTCAAGAGGAAACCTTCTGCAAAATTTCTCCGGAAATGAAACAAGCGATCGCTGTGATGATTCGCAGTAATGAAAATTTAATGCAGATGGTAAACACCTTATTAGAAGTCTATCGCTTCGAGGCAGGTAAAAAGACTTTAAACGATGTGGAGTGCAATCTACCAGAAATTATTCAAGAAGTCAGTGCCGAACTGACTCCCCTTGCTAGCGAGAAAAACTTAGTGCTGAAAATAGATGTGAGTAAATTAGATTTACACAAAAAAACTGCTGGTGTAGTAATGGGCGATCCCCTAGAACTACGACGCGTATTTAATAACTTAATTGGCAACGCCATCAAGTTTACAGATACCGGAGGGATAGAAGTTTGTATTTGGGAAAAATCAGCTAATTCTCAGGAAAAGGATTGGGTAATTATCGAGGTTACAGATACCGGTTATGGCATTGCGCCTGAAGACCAACCAACTGTTTTTGAGCGGTTTCGCCAAGGTAGAAATAAACGCTCTGGTAGTGGCTTAGGTCTGCATCTATCGAGCCGAATTGTAGAAGCACATGGTGGCACAATTGCACTGACCTCTGAACAAGGGCGAGGTAGTGTATTCACCGTCACCCTACCAAAATATAGTAGTCATTAA
- a CDS encoding ATP-binding protein, whose amino-acid sequence MKETLRILVVDDNEVDRMAVRRALTQTGVCMELSEVTDGYNALTTLKTTTYDCVFLDDRLPDQDGLALIQRLRAAEIKVPLVVLAAQKDEQSAVELMKAGATDYLSKSRVCSETLAQVLRHAIRIHRAEMQTALANQQLRETNEQLVRKNQELEQQRQQIQLQNFKLLEASRLKSQFLATMSHELRTPMNAIIGFSQILLRPKFGQLTHQQIDMVERILNNGKNLLMLLNEVLDFSKLEGGRLELKPELFDLTKTIKIAVAEMRSLAEAKKLSLRVDIDMQQPLIFNDSVRVRQILINLLSNAIKFTDSGCIWVEVKELPQNQLAIAVRDTGIGIAPRDFKHIFEAFRQVDQSMTRKYPGTGLGLAIIDSLVQMMGGKIILESQLGVGSMFRIEIPRQLSLPTKVGSLPALNFDSPDIFCSVENPHQSLPKSSKASMGFPHLKL is encoded by the coding sequence ATGAAAGAAACGCTGAGAATTTTGGTTGTAGACGATAATGAAGTAGATCGCATGGCAGTGCGTCGAGCATTGACTCAAACCGGTGTTTGTATGGAACTGTCTGAGGTAACTGATGGATATAACGCCCTGACTACTTTAAAAACTACTACTTATGATTGTGTTTTCCTCGATGATCGCTTACCAGATCAGGACGGGTTAGCACTGATCCAAAGATTACGCGCTGCGGAAATCAAAGTTCCTTTAGTAGTCCTAGCAGCCCAAAAAGATGAACAAAGCGCTGTCGAATTAATGAAAGCTGGTGCTACAGACTATCTTTCTAAATCTAGGGTATGTTCAGAAACTTTGGCACAAGTTTTACGCCATGCCATTCGCATCCACCGTGCTGAAATGCAGACAGCTTTGGCAAACCAGCAACTGAGAGAAACTAATGAGCAACTAGTTCGGAAAAATCAAGAACTAGAACAACAAAGACAACAAATTCAGTTACAAAACTTCAAGCTGTTGGAAGCATCACGGCTCAAATCCCAGTTTTTGGCAACGATGTCTCATGAATTGCGGACTCCGATGAATGCCATTATTGGATTTTCTCAAATATTATTGCGCCCTAAGTTCGGTCAGCTTACCCATCAGCAAATAGACATGGTGGAGCGGATATTGAATAATGGTAAGAATTTACTGATGTTGTTAAATGAAGTGCTTGATTTTTCCAAGCTGGAAGGAGGACGACTAGAGTTAAAGCCGGAATTATTTGATTTAACAAAAACTATCAAAATCGCCGTTGCCGAAATGCGTTCTTTGGCTGAAGCCAAGAAGTTGTCTTTGCGAGTCGATATAGATATGCAACAACCTCTGATATTTAATGATTCAGTGCGTGTGCGGCAGATTTTAATCAATTTATTATCCAATGCCATTAAATTTACTGATTCCGGTTGTATTTGGGTGGAAGTTAAAGAACTGCCGCAAAACCAATTGGCGATCGCCGTTCGGGATACAGGTATTGGGATAGCACCCAGAGATTTTAAACATATTTTTGAAGCGTTCCGACAAGTGGATCAAAGTATGACGCGCAAATATCCTGGTACAGGGCTAGGTTTAGCGATTATAGATTCCTTGGTGCAAATGATGGGCGGCAAAATTATTTTGGAAAGTCAATTAGGGGTTGGTTCTATGTTTAGAATTGAAATACCACGGCAACTATCCTTACCAACCAAAGTGGGCAGCCTTCCAGCTTTAAATTTCGATAGTCCCGATATTTTTTGCTCTGTTGAGAATCCTCATCAGTCCCTCCCCAAATCCAGTAAAGCATCAATGGGTTTTCCCCATCTGAAGCTATAA
- a CDS encoding response regulator transcription factor: MNEISIILIEDHDLTRMGLRAALQSHSSLKVIGEAANATQGLKLLETAKPDVAVIDIGLPDMDGIELTRKFRRYQAETGQNATKILILTMDHTEDAVLAAFAAGADSYYMKETSINKLTEAIQATHGGNSWIDPAIANVVLRKMRQGIPGENQPADKQKTVKIEALASEYEQVLETYPLTQRELEILELIVAGCSNGQIAEQLYITVGTVKTHVRNILNKLCADDRTQAAVRALRSGLVG; the protein is encoded by the coding sequence ATGAATGAAATAAGCATTATTTTAATTGAAGATCATGATCTGACTAGAATGGGACTAAGAGCGGCGTTGCAATCTCACAGCTCTCTCAAAGTCATTGGTGAGGCGGCAAATGCCACTCAAGGACTAAAACTTTTGGAAACGGCTAAACCAGATGTGGCAGTGATCGATATTGGTTTACCTGACATGGATGGGATTGAACTCACCCGCAAATTTAGACGCTACCAAGCCGAAACTGGGCAGAACGCCACCAAAATTCTGATTTTGACAATGGATCACACAGAAGATGCCGTACTGGCAGCGTTTGCGGCAGGTGCAGACTCTTATTACATGAAAGAGACAAGCATTAATAAATTAACCGAGGCCATACAAGCAACTCATGGCGGTAACTCTTGGATTGATCCAGCGATCGCCAATGTGGTACTACGGAAAATGCGCCAAGGTATTCCCGGAGAAAACCAACCTGCGGATAAACAGAAAACCGTAAAAATTGAAGCCCTGGCTTCGGAATACGAACAAGTTTTAGAAACCTATCCTTTGACTCAACGCGAACTAGAAATCCTAGAGTTAATTGTCGCTGGATGCAGCAATGGGCAAATTGCTGAACAACTGTATATCACAGTGGGTACAGTCAAAACTCACGTTCGGAATATCCTGAATAAACTCTGTGCTGATGACCGGACTCAAGCCGCAGTTCGGGCTTTGCGTTCTGGTTTAGTTGGGTGA
- a CDS encoding lipid-A-disaccharide synthase-related protein, whose protein sequence is MSDVSLLTPKANDKLQLLVLSNGHGEDVIAVSILQQLQEQEHPPDIFALPLVGEGRAYQKLGIPCIGSVRTMPSGGFIYMDGRQLVRDVRGGLLALTLNQIQAVRRWVRSQKELGNKSAVLAVGDIVPLLFGCFSGANYAFVGTAKSEYYVRDEEGLLARKSKAARWENFSGSIYHPWERWLMSRRRCQGVFPRDSLTTEILQEWSIPAFDLGNPMMDDLESSFSSPQFSSSAAAQQEVARPLVITLLPGSRPPEAYANWEVIMTAVSALMASFSERNAILQSSGNVVFLGAIAPGLDQSLLLPTIQSQGWQVHAESPIPITDPHALIFKQKNAYFLLTQQAYNDCLYWGDLAIAMAGTATEQFVGLGKPAIAIPGHGPQYNPAFAEAQSRLLGASLFVVDNPGQVPQVVQSLWQNPDSLQMITENGIRRMGKPGAARRIADFLHQKWCQ, encoded by the coding sequence ATGAGTGATGTATCCCTATTGACCCCAAAAGCCAACGATAAGTTGCAGTTACTAGTTTTAAGCAACGGTCATGGAGAAGATGTCATTGCTGTCAGTATTTTGCAGCAACTCCAGGAACAAGAACACCCCCCAGATATCTTTGCATTACCTTTGGTGGGTGAAGGGCGTGCTTACCAAAAGTTAGGCATCCCCTGTATTGGTTCGGTACGCACCATGCCTTCTGGGGGCTTTATTTATATGGATGGAAGGCAATTAGTCAGGGATGTCCGTGGCGGTTTGCTAGCGCTTACCCTGAATCAAATTCAAGCTGTGCGTCGTTGGGTGCGTTCCCAAAAAGAATTAGGTAACAAGAGCGCTGTTTTAGCTGTAGGTGATATTGTTCCTCTGTTATTTGGTTGTTTTAGTGGTGCTAACTATGCTTTTGTCGGGACGGCAAAATCCGAATATTACGTGCGGGATGAAGAGGGACTATTAGCGAGGAAATCAAAAGCTGCACGTTGGGAAAACTTTTCTGGTTCAATTTATCATCCTTGGGAACGTTGGTTGATGAGTCGTCGCCGTTGTCAGGGTGTGTTCCCTAGAGATTCGTTAACTACGGAAATATTACAAGAGTGGTCAATTCCGGCTTTTGATTTGGGTAATCCGATGATGGATGATCTCGAATCCAGTTTTTCATCACCACAGTTTTCTAGTTCCGCAGCAGCTCAACAAGAAGTAGCCAGACCATTAGTGATCACTTTATTACCTGGTTCCCGTCCCCCGGAAGCTTACGCTAATTGGGAAGTGATTATGACTGCTGTGTCTGCATTGATGGCCAGTTTCTCGGAACGAAATGCGATTTTACAAAGTTCTGGAAATGTGGTATTTCTGGGGGCGATCGCACCTGGTTTAGATCAAAGTCTTTTATTGCCAACTATTCAATCCCAAGGCTGGCAAGTCCATGCAGAATCTCCTATCCCCATTACTGATCCTCATGCCTTGATATTTAAGCAAAAAAATGCTTATTTCCTGCTCACACAACAAGCCTATAATGATTGTCTATATTGGGGAGATTTAGCGATCGCTATGGCTGGTACAGCAACGGAACAATTTGTTGGTTTAGGAAAACCGGCGATCGCCATTCCTGGTCATGGTCCCCAATATAACCCAGCCTTTGCCGAAGCTCAAAGCCGACTTTTAGGAGCATCTCTATTTGTAGTTGACAATCCGGGACAAGTTCCCCAGGTGGTGCAATCTCTGTGGCAAAATCCTGATAGTTTGCAAATGATTACCGAAAACGGCATCAGGCGCATGGGTAAACCAGGAGCAGCGCGCAGGATTGCTGATTTTTTACATCAAAAATGGTGCCAATAG